In the Drosophila willistoni isolate 14030-0811.24 unplaced genomic scaffold, UCI_dwil_1.1 Seg261, whole genome shotgun sequence genome, one interval contains:
- the LOC124461200 gene encoding uncharacterized protein LOC124461200: protein MSYDADVFAIDTKLETLSNAWNEFVKSGDELAKYDKLEGYVDPTEDFGIYEEKYEIANAHLKALRAALAPSGKLEEIGAAGSQSVATAAPRDCESPKINIKPFGGDYKEWHAFKDLFESTIHGKTTLTNIQKFHHLKSCVIGEAAILIQHLPVVASNYDVAWKSLSDRYEKPRYLAILHSKIAQSSTKATQARLLRSPQRHQR from the exons GATGCCGACGTCTTCGCAATTGACACCAAATTGGAAACTTTGTCCAATGCGTGGAACGAGTTCGTGAAGTCTGGCGACGAATTGGCCAAATACGACAAACTAGAGGGTTATGTGGACCCTACCGAAGACTTCGGGATATACgaggagaaatatgaaatagcaAATGCCCACCTTAAGGCTTTACGAGCTGCCTTGGCTCCGTCTGGCAAGTTGGAAGAAATCGGCGCGGCTG gcTCACAGTCGGTTGCAACAGCGGCACCAAGAGATTGTGAGTCACCGAAAATCAACATCAAGCCCTTCGGTGGAGATTACAAGGAATGGCATGCCTTTAAAGACCTGTTTGAGAGTACCATTCACGGAAAGACAACTTTGACGAATATCCAAAAGTTTCATCACCTGAAGTCATGCGTCATAGGAGAAGCAGCGATACTCATCCAACATTTGCCCGTGGTGGCATCAAATTACGACGTTGCATGGAAATCATTGAGTGATCGATATGAAAAGCCCCGTTACTTG GCCATTCTACACAGCAAAATAGCTCAGAGCAGCACCAAGGCAACTCAGGCCAGGCTTCTGAGGAGTCCCCAGCGGCATCAGCGATAG